A region of Hoplias malabaricus isolate fHopMal1 chromosome 12, fHopMal1.hap1, whole genome shotgun sequence DNA encodes the following proteins:
- the usp9 gene encoding ubiquitin carboxyl-terminal hydrolase 9X isoform X1, with product MTATTRGSPVGGNDSQDQGQAPDSQSQPPLPQNQTSSPTSSNENSPVSPPDEQAQGDCPPQLEEEEPAFPHADLAKLDDMINRPRWVVPVLPKGELEVLLEAAIDLCKKGLDVKCEACQRFFRDGLTISFTKILTDEAVSGWKFEIHRCIINNTHRLIELCVTKLSQDWFPLLELLAMATNPHCKFHIYNGTRPSETVPAGVQLAEDELFARPPDPRSPKGWLVDLVNKFGTLNGFQILHDRFMSGQALNVQIIAALIKPFGQCYEFLTLHTVKKYFLPIIEMVPQFLENLTDEELKKEAKNEAKNDALSMIIKSLKNLASRVPGQEETVKNMEIFRLKMILRLLQISSFNGKMNALNEVNKVISSVSYYTHRHGNPEEAEWLTAERMAEWIQQNNILSIVLRDSLHQPQYVEKLEKILRFVIKEKALTLQDLDNIWAAQAGKHEAIVKNVHDLLAKLAWDFSPEQLDHLFDCFKESWTNASKKQREKLLELIRRLAEDDKDGVMAHKVLNLLWNLAHSDDVPVDIMDQALSAHIKILDYSCSQDRDTQKIQWIDRFIEELRSNDKWVIPALKQIREICSLFGEAPQNLRKKIPINLKSLEGQTQRSPHVFYRHDLINQLQHNHALVTLVAENLSAYMESMRQFSKAEHTDFDPQTVRPGSRYSHVQEVQERLNFLRFLLKDGQLWLCAPQAKQIWKCLAENAVFLCDREACFKWYSKLMGDEPDLDPDINKDFFENNVLQLDPSLLTENGMKCFERFFKAVNCREGKLVAKRRVYMMDDLELIGLDYLWRVVIQGSDDIASRAIDLLKEIYTNLGPKLQANQVEIHEDFIQSCFDRLKASYDTLCVLDGDKDSINCARQEAIRMVRVLTVLREYITECDSDYHEERTILPMSRAFRGKHITLIVRFPNQGRQVDDLDIWSHTNDTIGSVRRCILNRIKANSAHTKIELFIGGDIVDPADDRKLIGQLSLKDKTLITAKLTQVSTNMPSSPDSSSDSSTGSPGNHGNHYSDGPNPEVESCLPGVIMSLHLRYISFLWQVADLGCNLNMPLLRDGARVLMKLMPPDNTTVENLRAICLDHAKLGENSLSPTLDSRFFGPSPSQVLYLIEVVYALLMPASGTLGEDASDFQYNFLKSGGLPLVLSMLTRNNFLPNADMETRRGAYLNALKIAKLLLTAVGFGHVKAVAEACQPVAEGTIPVSPINQVTHDQALVLQSALQNIPNPSAECMLRNVAIRLAQQISDENFFQALKYVPDICVIRAVQKIVWASGCGTIQLVFSSNEEISKIYEKTNAGNEPDAEDEQVCCEALEVMTLCFALIPTALDALSKEKAWQTFIIDLLLHCQSKSVRQMAQEQFFLMATRCCMGHRPLLFFITLLFTVLGSTAKERAKHAGDYFILLRHLLNYAYNSNINLPNAEVLLNNEIDWLKRIKDEVKRTGETGVEETILEGHIGVTKELLAFQTPEKKYYIGCEKGGANLIKELIDDFLFPASNVYLQYMKTGEFPTEQAIPVCSSPATITAGFELLVALAVGCVRNLRQIVDTLTDMYYSGCEALTEWEYLPPVGPRPNKGFVGLKNAGATCYMNSVIQQLYMIPPIRNGILAIEGTGSDVDDDMSGDEKQDNESNVDPRDEVFSYHHQFDDKPSLNKSEDRKEYNIGVLRHLQVIFGHLASSRLQYYVPRGFWKQFRLWGEPVNLREQHDALEFFNSLVDSLDEALKALGHPAMLSKVLGGSFADQKICQGCPHRYECEESFTTLNVDIRNHQNLLDSMEQYVKGDLLEGANAYHCEKCNKKVDTVKRLLIKKLPPVLAIQLKRFDYDWERECAIKFNDYFEFPRELDMEPYTVAGVAKLEGLDMHPENQQVIQQNEPSELEPPCSSRYRLVGVLVHSGQASGGHYYSYIIQRNGSGGEGERNRWYKFDDGDVTECKMDDDEEMKNQCFGGEYMGEVFDHMMKRMSYRRQKRWWNAYILFYERMDSLDKDSELVKYISELSLSTKPHQVKMPSAIECSVRKQNVQFMHSRMQYSLEYFQFIKKLLTCNGVYLNPPPGQDHLLPEAEEIAMISIQLAARFLFSTGFHTKKVVRGPASDWYDALCVLLRHSKNVRCWFAHNALFAYPNRFSEYLLECPSAEVRGAFSKLVVFIAHFSLQDGPYPSPVASPGPSSQGCDNLSLSDHLFRAVLNLLRREVSEHGRHLQQYFNLFVMYANLGLAEKTQLLKLSVPATFMLVALDEGPGPPIKYQYAELGKLYTVVSQLVRCCDVATRMQSSINGNPPLPNPYGDPSLTQPIMPLQQLVAEILFVRTSYVKKIIEDCSNSEETIKLLRFCCWENPQFSSTVLSELLWQVAYSYTYELRPYLDLLLQILLIEDSWQTHRIHNVLKGIPDDRDGLFDTIQRSKNHYQKRAYQCIKCMVALFSNCSVAYQILQSNGDLKRKWTWAVEWLGDELERRPYTGNAQYTYNNWSPPVQSNETSNGYFLERSHSARMTLAKACELCPEECHLMKHEVVSEEDAGRKPSSPQQLLPGEVTGQQHHTEPDDQEAPDDQDSSPPEDTSLYPHSPGTQYQQQNNLPHGQPYTGPAAQHMNNPQRPGVRAQENWEPPEEVPPAQTKD from the exons ATGACTGCCACGACACGTGGCTCCCCTGTAGGGGGGAATGACAGTCAGGACCAGGGCCAAGCTCCGGACAGTCAGTCCCAGCCGCCACTGCCCCAAAATCAG ACATCCTCTCCCACCTCATCCAATGAGAACTCTCCAGTGAGCCCTCCAGATGAACAGGCCCAGGGAGACTGCCCGCCccagctggaggaggaggagcctgCTTTTCCCCATGCAGACCTAGCCAAGCTGGATGACATGATCAACAG ACCCCGCTGGGTTGTTCCAGTTTTGCCAAAGGGTGAATTAGAAGTCCTTCTAGAAGCTGCTATAGATCTTTGTAAAAAAG GACTTGATGTCAAGTGTGAAGCCTGCCAGAGGTTTTTTCGTGACGGCTTGACAATATCCTTTACGAAAATATTGACGGATGAGGCCGTTAGCGGATGGAAATTTGAGATTCAT AGGTGCATAATCAACAACACCCATCGTCTTATAGAGTTGTGTGTGACCAAGCTCTCTCAGGACTGGTTCCCTCTTCTAGAGCTGTTGGCCATGGCCACCAACCCTCATTGCAAGTTCCACATATACAATGGTACCCGGCCCTCAGAGACAGTGCCTGCTGGGGTGCAGTTGGCTGAAGACGAGCTCTTCGCCCGCCCACCTGACCCTCGCTCTCCCAAG GGCTGGTTGGTGGATTTAGTAAACAAATTTGGCACATTAAACGGGTTTCAAATTCTGCATGATCGGTTTATGAGTGGTCAAGCTCTGAATGTTCAGATCATCGCTGCACTCATCAA GCCTTTTGGGCAGTGCTATGAGTTTCTCACTTTGCACACGGTAAAGAAGTACTTCCTTCCTATCATTGAAATGGTTCCCCAGTTTCTAGAAAACCTCACTGATGAAGAGTTGAAAAAAGAAGCCAAGAATGAAGCCAAAAATGATGCTTTGTCTATGATAATCAAATCATTAAAGAATTTGGCTTCACGAGTACCTGGGCAAGAGGAAACAGTCAAGAACATGGAGATTTTTAGGTTAAAAATGATTCTTAG GTTATTGCAAATTTCTTCGTTTAATGGAAAAATGAATGCACTAAATGAAGTAAACAAGGTGATCTCAAGTGTCTCATACTACACACATCGCCACGGCAACCCTGAGGAGGCAGAGTGGCTCACTGCAGAGCGTATGGCT GAGTGGATCCAGCAGAATAACATTTTGTCCATTGTACTGCGGGACAGCCTTCATCAGCCACAATATGTAGAGAAACTGGAGAAGATTTTACGATTTGTCATCAAGGAAAAAGCACTTACACTGCAGGACCTGGACAATATTTGGGCCGCCCAG GCTGGGAAGCATGAAGCTATTGTGAAGAATGTTCATGATCTCCTTGCAAAGTTGGCTTGGGACTTCTCTCCTGAGCAGCTGGACCATCTCTTTGACTGTTTTAAG GAAAGCTGGACTAATGCAAGTAAAAAACAACGGGAGAAGTTGTTGGAACTTATTCGAAGACTTGCAGAGGATGACAAAGATGGTGTGATGGCTCACAAAGTGCTAAATCTGCTGTGGAACCTGGCCCATAGTGATGATGTACCTGTGGACATCATGGACCAAGCTCTCAGCGCTCATATCAAGATTCTGGATTACAGTTGCTCGCAG GACAGGGATACCCAGAAGATTCAGTGGATTGATCGCTTTATTGAGGAGTTGCGATCCAATGATAAGTGGGTAATTCCTGCACTGAAGCAAATTCGAGAGATCTGCAGTCTGTTTGGAGAAGCTCCTCAAAATCTCAG AAAGAAAATACCTATTAACTTAAAGAGCTTAGAAGG TCAAACGCAGAGGAGCCCACATGTATTTTATCGACATGACCTTATCAACCAACTGCAGCACAATCATGCCCTGGTCACTCTGGTGGCTGAAAACCTGTCAGCATATATGGAGAGCATGAGACAGTTCTCTAAAG CAGAACACACAGATTTTGACCCTCAGACAGTCAGACCTGGAAGCCGATACAGTCATGTACAAGAAGTCCAGGAGCGTTTGAACTTTTTGAG GTTTCTGCTGAAGGACGGACAGCTGTGGCTCTGTGCTCCTCAGGCCAAGCAGATCTGGAAGTGCCTGGCAGAGAATGCTGTTTTCCTGTGTGATCGTGAAGCCTGCTTCAAATGGTACTCCAAACTAATGGGGGACGAGCCGGACCTTGACCCCGACATCAACAAGGACTTTTTTGAAAACAATGTGCTGCAGCTGGATCCTTCACTTCTGACTGAAAATGGCATGAAATGCTTTGAGCGCTTCTTTAAAGCCGTGAACTGCAGGGAGGGCAAACTTGTGGCGAAGCGGCGGGTGTATATGATGGATGATTTGGAGTTGATTGGACTAGATTACCTGTGGAGG GTTGTAATTCAAGGAAGTGATGATATCGCTAGCCGAGCAATTGATTTGCTCAAAGAAATTTACACAAATCTTGGACCAAAATTACAAGCTAATCAG GTAGAGATTCATGAGGATTTTATTCAGTCTTGCTTTGACCGGCTTAAAGCCTCCtatgacacactgtgtgtgctCGACGGGGATAAGGACAGCATTAACTGTGCCAGGCAGGAGGCCATCCGCATGGTGAGGGTTTTGACTGTGCTCAGGGAGTACATCACAGAGTGTGACAGCGATTACCACGAAGAAAGGACCATCCTTCCCATGTCCAG AGCATTTCGGGGAAAGCACATTACCCTAATAGTGCGATTTCCTAATCAAGGCAGACAGGTGGATGACCTGGACATCTGGTCCCACACCAATGACACGATTGGTTCAGTGCGGCGCTGCATTCTCAATCGAATTAAGGCCAACAGTGCACACACGAAAATCGAACTCTTCATTGGCGGGGACATTGTAGATCCTGCAGATGATAGGAAGTTGATTGGGCAGCTCAGTCTTAAAGACAAAACg CTCATCACAGCCAAGCTCACCCAGGTCAGCACCAATATGCCTTCAAGCCCTGACAGCTCATCAGACTCTTCCACAGGCTCCCCCGGGAACCATGGCAACCACTATAGTGATGGGCCAAACCCTGAAGTGGAGAGCTGTCTTCCTGGAGTG ATAATGTCCCTGCACCTACGCTACATCTCATTCTTATGGCAAGTAGCTGACCTGGGCTGTAATCTCAACATGCCTCTCCTGCGAGATGGAGCTCGAGTCCTTATGAAACTCATGCCTCCAG ATAACACTACTGTGGAAAACCTTCGAGCCATCTGCCTGGATCATGCTAAACTTGGAGAAAACAGCCTTAGCCCAACCCTCGACTCACGCTTCTTTGGACCATCACCTTCTCAAGTCCTTTACTTGATAGAG GTGGTTTATGCCTTGCTGATGCCTGCTAGTGGTACACTAGGAGAGGATGCTAGTGACTTCCAGTACAACTTTTTGAAGAGTGGTGGTCTGCCTCTAGTCTTGAGCATGCTCACCCGAAATAACTTCCTTCCAAACGCTGACATGGAGACGCGACGGGGAGCCTATCTGAATGCACTAAAAATAGCCAAGCTCCTGCTTACTGCAGTGGGGTTTGGCCATGTGAAGGCTGTGGCTGAAGCATGTCAGCCAGTCGCTGAGGGCACCATCCCCGTGTCACCT ATTAATCAGGTCACTCATGACCAGGCCCTGGTGCTTCAGAGTGCCCTGCAGAACATCCCCAATCCCTCAGCTGAGTGCATGCTCCGCAACGTAGCCATCCGACTAGCTCAGCAGATCTCTGATGAG aacttttTCCAAGCTTTGAAGTATGTCCCAGACATCTGTGTCATCAGAGCTGTCCAAAAGATCGTCTGGGCGTCAGGTTGTGGCACTATTCAGCTTGTCTTCAGTTCCAATGAAGAGATCAGCAAGATCTATGAAAAG ACAAATGCAGGGAATGAGCCTGATGCAGAGGACGAACAAGTATGCTGTGAGGCCCTAGAGGTCATGACCCTGTGCTTTGCCCTTATCCCTACTGCCCTAGATGCACTTAGTAAAGAGAAGGCCTGGCAGACCTTCATTATTGATCTGCTACTGCACTGCCAGAGCAA GTCTGTTCGTCAGATGGCACAAGAACAGTTCTTTCTCATGGCCACGAGGTGTTGTATGGGACACAGGCCACTCTTGTTCTTCATCACCCTCCTCTTCACAGTTTTAGGT AGCACTGCAAAAGAAAGAGCCAAACATGCTGGTGATTACTTCATCCTTTTGAGGCACTTGCTCAACTACGCATATAATAGCAACATTAACCTTCCTAATGCAGAGGTTCTTCTGAACAATGAGATTGATTGGTTGAAAAGAATCAAG GACGAGGTTAAGAGAACTGGGGAGACAGGGGTGGAAGAAACCATTTTAGAGGGCCATATTGGTGTCACAAAAGAATTGCTGGCTTTCCAGACCCCAGAAAAGAAGTACTATATAGGCTGTGAAAAGGGTGGAGCCAATCTCATCAAG GAGTTAATAGATGACTTCCTCTTCCCAGCCTCTAATGTGTACTTGCAATACATGAAGACTGGAGAGTTCCCCACTGAACAGGCAATACCTGTGTGTAGCAGTCCAGCCACTATTACTGCTGGTTTTGAGCTCCTTGTTGCACTAGCTGTCGGATGTGTGCGCAATCTCAGACAGATTGTTGACACGCTAACTGACATGTACTACTCAG GTTGTGAGGCACTTACAGAATGGGAGTACTTGCCCCCTGTGGGCCCAAGGCCCAATAAGGGCTTTGTGGGGCTAAAGAATGCAGGTGCAACTTGCTACATGAATTCAGTCATTCAGCAGCTCTACATGATCCCACCCATCAGAAACGGCATCCTAGCTATTGAGGGCACGGGTAGCGATGTGGATGATGACATGTCTGGGGATGAGAAACAGGATAATGAG AGTAATGTTGATCCACGGGATGAAGTCTTCAGTTATCATCACCAGTTTGATGACAAGCCATCACTGAATAAATCAGAGGATAGGAAAGAATACAATATTGGGGTTCTGCGACACTTGCAGGTGATTTTTGGACACCTTGCATCATCCAGGCTGCAATACTATGTTCCCAGGGGTTTCTGGAAACAATTTAG gttaTGGGGAGAACCAGTAAATTTGAGGGAGCAGCATGATGCCCTTGAGTTCTTTAACTCCCTTGTAGATAGTTTAGATGAGGCTTTGAAAGCACTGGGGCATCCTGCCATGTTGAGCAAAGTACTTGGAGGTTCCTTTGCAGATCAAAAGATCTGTCAGGGCTGCCCTCACAG ATATGAGTGTGAGGAATCCTTCACGACACTGAATGTAGATATCAGAAACCATCAGAATCTTCTTGATTCCATGGAACAGTATGTGAAGGGAGACTTGCTTGAGGGTGCTAATGCCTACCACTGTGAAAAATGCAACAAGAAA GTTGACACAGTAAAGCGCTTGCTTATTAAGAAACTGCCCCCAGTGCTGGCCATCCAGTTGAAGCGATTTGATTATGACTGGGAACGGGAGTGTGCCATAAAGTTCAATGACTACTTTGAGTTTCCCCGGGAGCTGGACATGGAGCCATACACTGTAGCAGGAGTAGCCAAACTAGAGGGCTTGGATATGCATCCTGAAAATCAG cAGGTGATCCAACAAAATGAACCCTCTGAGCTGGAGCCACCCTGCAGTTCACGTTACAGACTTGTGGGGGTGCTAGTGCATTCAGGCCAGGCCAGTGGAGGCCACTATTACTCTTATATCATCCAGAGGAATGGCAGCGGTGGGGAGGGTGAGAGAAACCGCTGGTACAAGTTTGATGATGGAGATGTCACTGAATGCAAGATGGACGACGACGAAGAGATGAAGAACCAGTGCTTTGGGGGCGAGTACATGGGCGAAGTGTTTGACCACATGATGAAGCGCATGTCATACCGTCGGCAGAAGCGCTGGTGGAACGCTTACATCCTGTTCTATGAGCGTATGGACTCATTGGACAAAGACAGCGAGCTGGTAAAGTACATCTCAGAACTGAGTTTGAGCACCAAGCCACACCAGGTGAAGATGCCCTCAGCCATTGAGTGCAGCGTGCGCAAACAGAACGTCCAGTTCATGCACAGCCGCATGCAGTACAGTCTGGAGTATTTCCAATTCATCAAGAAACTGCTCACCTGTAATGGTGTCTATCTGAACCCTCCTCCAG GCCAAGACCATCTTTTGCCTGAAGCAGAAGAAATAGCGATGATTAGTATTCAGCTCGCTGCTAGGTTTCTCTTCAGCACAGGATTCCACACGAAGAAAGTTGTCCGTGGCCCTGCTAGTGATTG GTATGATGCCTTGTGCGTCCTGCTTCGACACAGCAAGAATGTACGCTGCTGGTTTGCACACAATGCCCTCTTTGCCTACCCAAACCGCTTCTCTGAATACCTGCTTGAGTGCCCCAGTGCTGAGGTCCGGGGCGCTTTCTCTAAACTCGTAGTATTTATTGCTCATTTCTCATTGCAAGATGGACCCTACCCATCACCGGTTGCCTCACCAGGACCATCCAGTCAG GGCTGTGATAATCTGAGCTTAAGTGACCACTTGTTCCGAGCTGTACTCAACTTGTTACGGAGAGAAGTGTCTGAGCATGGCCGTCACTTGCAGCAGTACTTCAATCTGTTTGTCATGTATGCCAACCTAG GCTTGGCAGAGAAGACCCAGCTTTTGAAGCTTAGTGTGCCTGCCACATTCATGCTAGTGGCTCTGGATGAGGGCCCAGGTCCACCCATTAAGTACCAGTATGCTGAGCTAGGAAAGCTGTACACGGTGGTATCGCAACTTGTGCGCTGCTGCGATGTAGCAACCCGTATGCAGTCCTCAATTAATG GTAACCCACCACTTCCAAACCCCTATGGGGATCCTAGCTTGACGCAACCCATAATGCCTCTGCAGCAGCTAGTCGCAGAGATCCTGTTTGTGCGGACCAGCTATGTGAAGAAAATCATTGAGGACTGTAGCAACTCAGAGGAAACCATTAAACTGCTGCGATTTTGTTGCTGGGAAAATCCTCAGTTCTCCTCCACTGTACTCAGTGAGCTACTGTGGCAG GTTGCATATTCCTACACATATGAGCTAAGGCCTTACCTGGACTTGCTGCTACAGATTCTGCTCATTGAGGACTCCTGGCAAACTCACAG gATACACAATGTGTTAAAGGGTATCCCAGATGATCGTGATGGGCTGTTTGACACCATCCAGCGCTCCAAGAACCACTACCAGAAGAGAGCCTACCAGTGCATTAAGTGCATGGTGGCTCTGTTCAGCAACTGCTCAGTGGCCTATCAGATCTTACAG AGCAATGGAGACCTGAAGAGAAAATGGACATGGGCAGTAGAGTGGCTTGGTGATGAACTAGAGCGCAGGCCGTACACTGGCAATGCCCAGTATACGTACAACAACTGGTCACCTCCTGTCCAAAGCAATGAAACCTCCAATGGCTACTTCCTTGAGCGATCCCACAGTGCACGCATGACATTAGCCAAGGCCTGTGAGCTTTGCCCTGAGGAG